A stretch of DNA from Oenanthe melanoleuca isolate GR-GAL-2019-014 unplaced genomic scaffold, OMel1.0 S001, whole genome shotgun sequence:
TCCCAGTTACCCCTGGAATAGTCCCAGTGCCTCTCAGCATGGTTTGTCTATTTTCTTAAGGGACGGGGAATGGTTGAAGAATGCAGAACTCAAAAGGAGACCAGAAAAAGCCCCTTGGGGGACACTGGCGGGTCCTGGTGGCAGCTGCcggcagaggcagcctggaggagcagagccctgtgtcccccaggaccccaaagtGGAGCCCAGAGAGGGGGGAGCGCCGCCATTGGCGGGACCCtcaacagcctggagaggggcaggggggactCCTTGGACCCCCAGCATCCCAAGGCAGAGAATAAGAGGAGAAGGGACCccaggatcccaaaatcccccagcatCCCtaaatggggagggggaagagggggGAGCTTTTCCGGTTTGCTGGGactcccagcagcctggagagggcAGGCACCAAGTAGATGGGGGACCCCCAATAGAAGCGTgaagcccagcagctgggacaggggagaaCCCCCGAACACCAAAGGGAAGGGACCATTGCTAGGAACTGCTGGGAGGCATTTCCCGGGCTGAGTGTTGGTGTTTGGGAGGTTTGGATGGGCCCCAGATGCCCAAGGACTTCTAGAGATGGACTTGGGCAGGAGGAACCCCCAACACAATGCACTCATCCCTTgttttccccaaaccaggatttcccaTTGCCAAGCCTTGACCCGatagaggaggaggaggctgcgaggaagaggaagatggcccaggagccccaggcaggtgaggaggaagtcagtatccctttccccctctgtcctgctccgtctcccagcccagcacagccccggctGCAGGACACCCCGCTGCCGACACCGACCTGCCAGAGGATGCGCTGGGGGgatctccttccccttccctctggcacgGAGTCAAATCCCatcctctccttgtccttcctcgcccagacaaggagctgagcacggAGAGCTGGGAGGACAAATCCCCATGGCAGAACCTGGTGGAAGAGGCCGTTTGCAGCGGCTCCATGGCGCAGGAATCCAACGGGGAGGAAAAGCCACAGAGATCCCgcaccaggaggggctgcaaacgcaGATCGCGGGGatctgaggaggaaagacccaGCCTGGGCCGGGCAGGCGGCCAGAGATGGAGTCAGAGCTCGGACCTGGTGTTCCATGAGCAGCTTCGTGATGGGGAGAAGCGCCACAAGTGCTCGGAGTGTGGGATGAGCTTCAGATGGAGGTTCCTCCTGATCTGCCATCAGAGGATCCACACTGTGGagaggccctatgagtgtgaggagtgtgggaagaggtttcagaccagcaGCAATCTCGTCTTGCACCAGCACACGCACACAGAGGAGAAGCCCTTCCGCTGCCCtgactgtgggaagggattcaggCAAAACTCCCACCTCACTGAACACTGGCGCATCCACACCGGGGAAAAGCCCCACGAGTGTGAGcactgtgggaagggcttcatTGAGCGTGCCCTATTGTTCTCTCACCAGTACATCCACACNNNNNNNNNNNNNNNNNNNNNNNNNNNNNNNNNNNNNNNNNNNNNNNNNNNNNNNNNNNNNNNNNNNNNNNNNNNNNNNNNNNNNNNNNNNNNNNNNNNNGGAGTGGAATTTGGGTCTGtgcttcaaaaggaaaatttctgcctttcttggcggacacctgtccttcaaaccaggaccGATTTTGGCGCGCATTGTGGGGCTTgagggcattaagaggagagttaagacaggagtaacagctctcttgaggggcaacatgttgtccggtttaatctggtttgggctccatgtggccacagatacctctctcccatttgtaagcccttttttgaatatgggccctctcaccaaagttactgtagctattatccgattagtttggtggattgattatgtcaggaattcatgtttttttaattttctctgggaagtggccacatggatccagagctatcatactctaactgcgtgtttctggggttatttcaataatggtacttactgtgaagtaatgaatgcaagggaaattttctcccaacccatcacccagttttttgaggcaactccaccagttttcaaggatttcagatctgttttaattgctagtgttattatacaGTGGCTGGCGTTGTGGataggcctgctctacttagcattcagaaacaagggaatattggcttggttaacaaccctgatatctaccccagggactagggatgttgccccagaacatgaccccGCCCAATGGACCAGGGATGTTGTCCCaaagtctgcccctgccccagggactagggatgttgccccagagtgtgcccctgccccagggaccagggatattgccccagaacatgactctgctccagggactagggatgttgccccaatgcctgatgctgccccacagcccactgcagaaatgaaccacccagagtgggtgggagctctagtgaaggatattggCCAGGTattgaaggagcaaagccagatgttgaaggagcacagccagatgtttaaggagcacagccagatgttgaaggagcacttttcttcagctggtgagaaaccctccctCTGCCCTAAAaagggagagtcagatggtgctgcaatggaacccgtagatgttgtatctgtccaggctccagccggatcacaggggcagccacagccagtagcagttgcccctgtggaaactagaaaatctaagattaaaacgaggcacctagataatggggatcagccaggagggtactcacaaccagcaagggagccagaggttGAGATTGTCAccgagtccctctcatacgacagtctccgtaacctgcgtaaagacattgcacggcgaggccgtgagccttttacaacttggttactctgggtctgggaccttatgggaacaggtgtgcaactggatggaactgaggccaggaatttgggatccttggcccaggattcaggtgtggaccagatatttgtaagggagcaaggcctcctttccctctgggaccggcttttaatgagtgggagagagaagtttgtccacaaagagagaatgcaggagtaccaccgtagaatgcgctggaaaactcttgaggaagggatccagcagctgagagaagtggcagtattagaggtactctttgggagggatggacagcatgacaatgaccctgacaaggtcaggtgcacagggcagatgctgtggaatctggcaaacctggggccatctcagtacaccaccttcattgcaatgatcaatgctgataaccaccaagagacagtgggttctgttgcgaacagactcagaaattttgagagtatgatgaatggcccaatgcaggccaatgtctctgccgtggccagggacctccaagaggtccaaaacaggatggaggagatgagggagcAGATgaaggaggagatgagggaggagataagaaagatcagtgcagcaccagtgcgagtcatagaccccaaatctagaacccaacgccccccagctagggagagagggtacaccccacgagctgacctgtggtttttcctgcgagaccatggagaagacatggaaaaatgggatgggaaacccacttctgtcctggcagcacgggtgcgtcagctcagggagggaaatgctaaccgagggaaccgtgctaagatgaaggtagcctcaacctcccatggtaaaggtgcagggtatcacagaagggaggatgatctgtcagatcccctggaaggaacctccactatgtatgcccaggaaagaaataataaccagggctagaggggccctgcctctagccagggagaggcatgggatgacaggatctattggacagtgtgggtgcgatggcctggcacatcaaagccacaggaacatagagtactagttgatactggttcacaatgcaccctgatactatcagaacatgtggggaaggtacctgtttctattgttggggtgacggggggatcacaggaatacactttgctggaagctgagattagcctgacagggaagggatggcagaaacatcctattgtaactggcccaggggcaccacgtattctaggcatagacttcctcaggaatggctactacaaagacccaaaggggttcaggtgggcttttggaatagctgctgtagcaacagagagcattaagcagttgaacactttgcctggactatcagaaaacccatctgcagtggggctcctgaaagtgacagagcaacaggtaccaattgctACCATGAAagtgcaccgccggcagtaccggacTAATCGAGgtgctgtgatccccatccacaagatgatccatgagctggagagccaaggggtggtcagcaaagcccactcacccttcaacagccccatctggcctgtgcgcaaatcTGGcggagaatggagattgactgtggactatcgtgccttgaatgaagtgactccaccactgagcgctgccgtgccggacatgctggagctgcagtatgagttggagtccaaggcagcaaggtggtatgccaccattgacatcgccattgcgtttttctccattcctctggcagcagagtgcaggcctcagtttgctttcacctggaggggcgtgcagtacacctggcACCtactgccccaggggtggaaacacagccccaccatctgtcacagactgatccaggctgcactggaaaagggtgaggctccagaacatttgcagtacatcgatgacatcattgtgtgggggaacacggcagtggaggtatttgagaagggagagaagatcatccagattttgctgggagccggttttgccattaaaaagagcaaagtcaaaggacctgcccgagagatccagttcctgggagtgaagtggcaagatggacggcgccagatccccactgaggtcatcaataagatcactgcaatgtctccaccaacaagcaagaaggaaacaagctttcctaggtgccataggcttttggagaatgcacatccctgagtacagccagagtgtgagccctctctacctggtcacccaCAACTTTAcccagaggtaaagaatgtgctctactctgcagccgggaaccatggtctgtcctgtAGCCTTTGGCAaaaggtgcctggtgagacccgaggccgacccctgggattctggagccaaagttacaaaggatctgaagccaattacactcccacagagaaggaaatcctggctgcctatgaaggagttcaagctgcctcagaggtgattggcacggaagcacagcttctcctggcaccctgactgccagtgctggggtggatgttcaaaggaaaggttccctctacccaccacgccaccgacgccacatggagcaagtggattgccctcatcatgcagcgcgcccgtattggcaacccaaatcgccctgggattttggagataattacaaactggccagaaggtgaagattttggtctcgctgacgaagaggagcagaaacaagtgacccgggctgaagaagccccaccgtataaccaactgccagcagatgaaaaatgctacgtCCTTTTCACTGAtggttcctgtcgcattgtggggatgaaccggaagtggaaagcagccgtatggagccccacacgacaggttgcacaagctaccaaaggagaaggtggatcaagtcaacttgctgagctcaaagctgttcagctggccttggacattgctgagagagagaaatggccaaagctctacctttacactgactcctggatggtagccaatgctctgtgggggtggctggagaggtggaaaaaggctgacttGCAatgtagaggaaaaccaatctgggctgctgatgagtggaaagacatagcTACTCGGTTAGACAAGCTACCCGTGAAGGTTCGCCACGTGGATGCTCATtttcccaagagtcgggctaatgaagaacaccggcATAACGAGCaagtagatcaggctgcacagacaTAGGtctgtcctagtttggacaaacttaggggaaaaaacccccagaagagctccccagggaataaacccccaattctttatcccactggacttaagaaaaaaatatttcactcagggggaaaagtggaaaaaacctatttattaacatatacaagagaaacacttcccagcacagatccagatgacaaaaaaattttcacagagagagacgtggacgattcgatcttcactagaaggacgaAATGCTTCTCTGGctggtgtccagaggcaggccgcagggttcctccggagcgagctggtgctgatcctcgggaggtgaggggtggggggaagggagagggggaagagagaaaggaaaaaaaacagccggaatagccagcaagccttaaacagcagcgagctaaaccaaataattcaagcaatataaagccaaaaaaaaaatcaaacaaaaaaacagctaactaacaaaccaggctacaaaccaccaccacagcagatagccacaagcagcagcagccagagccaaagCAAGcagcccaggcggcccctcccccgggagcagacagcttcatggccaaggggggcagggtgaggagccagtcaaaacatcaacccaggacattccaccccttatcccatatcgtgatcattgacacacgattgggatatacactcattaaacacaatacgaacacttcctctgacttgctcaaaccttcaacatttacatattccttctgtctcatcccacagtcagatctccctgaggtacacagcgggttgttccatctttctgcattatccaccaagtacatccaggtccttgagcaaaggcaatcccccgaatgggtttgcctgtactcgaggcaggattaatccatactgtcttccctagcaatcctctgacatgggccgctgggactttgtctccatctgctgtattaaggcactcagattgggcaggacctgctcggttggtggaacctcaagtgttgactaaccaagtggcctttgccaaatgctgctcccaattcttaaaggatcccccacccaatgcctttaaggtggtctttaacaatccattgtacctctccactttacctgcagctggtgcatggtaagggatgtggtacacccactcaataccgtgttccctagcccaggtgcttataaggctatttttgaaatgagtcccattgtctgactcgatcctctcaggagtaccatgcctccaaaggacctgtttttccaggcccaggatggtgttgcgggcagtggcgtgagatacagggtaagtctccaaccatccggtggtggcttccaccatggtcagcacataacgtttgccctggcgggtctgaggcagtgcaatgtaatcaatctgccaaacctccccatacctgtacttggaccaccgtcctccataccagaggggctttacccgcttggcctgcttgatggcagcgcaagtgtcacaatcatgaataacctgagtaatgctgtccatggtaagatccacccctcggtctcatgcccacttataggtggcatccctcccctgatggcctgaggcatcatgggcccatcgagccaggaacaactctcccttatgtttccaatctaaatctatttccaacccccctatttttgctgcttgatctacTTGATGGTTATTTCGCTGTTCTTCGTTAGctctacttctggggacatgggcgtccaCATGGCGAACCTTCACGGGTAGCTTGTCTAACCGAGTAGCTATGTCTTTCccctcttctgcagcccagattggtcttcctctgcgctgccagttcgtctctttccatctctgcagctaTCCCCACAAAgcgttggctaccatccaggaatcagtgtaaagatagagctttggccacctttctctttcggcaatattcaaagccagttggacagctttgagttcagcgaattgactagaccctccttctccttcagtagcttctgcAACCTGTCGTgtagggctccatacagctgctttccatttccgatttgtccctacaatgcgacaggaaccgttggtgaacagggcataacggatttcctctgccggtagctggttgtaaggtggtgcttCTTCAGCCTGGGTCACCGGTTCTTGTTCCTCGtctgtcacaccaaaactttctccctctggccagttggtaattatttctaaCATCCCTGGGCGATTTAATTTTCCGatccgggcgcgctgcgtaatgagggctatccaattgctccatgtggcactggtggcatggtggctggagggaaccttcccactgaacatccaccccagcactggcaaccggggtgccagaaagagttgtgcttctgtgccaatcacctctgaagcagcttggactccctcataagcagccaggatttccttttctgtcggggtataattaccttcagaccctctgtaacttctgctccagaatcccaggggtcggcctcgggtctcacctgacaccttctgccacagactccaagacagaccgtggtttccatctgcagagtagagcacattcttcacatctggccccgtcctgacggggccaagagctactgcatgggcgatctcttgtttaatctggatgaaggcttgttgttgttctgggccccaatgaaaatcattcttcttccgagtaacctggtaaagagggctcacaatctgactgtactcggggatgtgcattctccaaaagcctatagcacccaagaaagcttgtgtctccttcttgttagtaggtggagacatagctgtgattttattaataacatcagtaggaatctgacgtcttccatcttgccacttcactcccaggaactggatctcacgagcaggtcccttaactttattCTTCTTGATGGCAAAACCGACTTCCAGGAGAATTcggataatttcctttcctttctcaaacacttcttctgctgtgtttccccacacaatgatgtcatcgatgtactgcaaatgttctggagcctcacccttttccagtgcagcctggatcagcccatggcagatggtgggactgtgtttccacccctggggcagtcggttccaggtgtactgcacacccctccaggtgaaagcaaactgaggtctgcactctgcagccaaaggaatggagaaaaacgcattggcaatgtcaatggtggcacaccaccttgctgccttggactccagctcgtactgcagctccagcatgtccggcacggcagcgctcaaCGGTGGGGTGACTTCATTCAATGCGCGGTAGTCCactgtcaatctccattctccatcagacttgcgcacaggccagatgggactgttgaagggtgagtgggttttgctcatCACCCCTTGGCACTCCAGCTCCCGGATCATCTTATGGATCAGAATCACAGCATcccgagttgtcctatattgtCGGCGATGTACTATCGAAGTGGCAATCGGTACCCTCTGCTCCTCTACCCTCAGGAGTTCCACGGTAATTGGATTCTCACATAGTCCGGGCAGGGTGTTTAATTGCCGGATTCTCTCCGCCATCACAGCCgctatcccaaatgcccacttgaagccttttgggtccttaaaatacccgcttcgaaggaaatctattcccaaaatacacagggcctctgggccagtcacaatcgggtatctcttccactctcctccGGTTAGACTCATTTCCGCTTCCACTATGGTAAAGTCCTGTgatccacctgttacaccagcaatagaaacggtCTCTTCTCCGACACATCCtgatggaaatatagtacaCTGTGATCCAGTATCCACTAAAGCtttatacttctgtggtttcgatgtgccaggccaccgaatccacatGGTCCAAAACACTCGGTTTTCcctggcctcaccctggctagaggcagggcctCTCTACgcctgtttatcctttttgacgGGGGCACaggtcttagaagttccttcaagtGAATCGGACATGtcgtcatcatcctcctcatacgtggcactgtgattccaggcgactggagctgctctctttctgatggaaccttcttgttgagccttgtcttccttcaaatcacGCACTCGTcgtgccagaacagctgtgggttttccatcccacctcttcatgttttctccgcAGTCATGCAAGAAAAACTACAACTCCGCACGTGGGgtgtaccttctctcctcagcagaggagcgtctgcgttgactgccaggacgtctgatttgcacagctgagatttggaggagatcctccttgatttcctctctcagcttcttatggttttcctccaacttatcctccaagttctgtaaaCGTGTTTCTGCGGCTGCAATCCTGGCatgcgttgggccatgcacagcatcagcgtacgcccgaagcttctttgccatatcaaGCACTGTCTCGTATATGTCTTCTCGTTTcatgattgcaagagctgaggcatattcaga
This window harbors:
- the LOC130266020 gene encoding oocyte zinc finger protein XlCOF19-like; the encoded protein is MAQEPQADKELSTESWEDKSPWQNLVEEAVCSGSMAQESNGEEKPQRSRTRRGCKRRSRGSEEERPSLGRAGGQRWSQSSDLVFHEQLRDGEKRHKCSECGMSFRWRFLLICHQRIHTVERPYECEECGKRFQTSSNLVLHQHTHTEEKPFRCPDCGKGFRQNSHLTEHWRIHTGEKPHECEHCGKGFIERALLFSHHSTSGDMGVHMANLHG